The Halomonas sp. KG2 genome segment CTTTCCAACGGGTATCCAATACCTGGAGCATTACTTGCTTTTCAAAACGGCGAATCAACGTGGCGCCAGCAGCCTCAATTTTGGCCTGATAAGCCTCGTGGTGCATCGCTTGTAAACGCTCACGCAGTTTCTCTTCACTGAAGCGCTCATCCTCTGCCGCCCACTGCGTAACAGGAGCATCAAGATTGAATTCAGTTTTAAGATGCGCCTCTAGCCCAGGCAAATCCCACTGCTCAGCCAAACTCTGAGGCGGCACGAAACCGCTGATGGCATCTTCCATAACTTCTTCACGAATACCGATAACGGCATCGGAAACCTCATCAGCGGAAAGAATTTCATTACGCTGTTCGTAGATAACTCGGCGCTGATCGTTAGCGACATCATCGTATTCGAGCAACTGCTTGCGGATATCAAAGTTGCGCCCCTCTACTTTTTTCTGGGCGCGCTCTACAGCGTTAGACACCATCTTGTGCTCAATCGCCTCACCGCGTTCTAGCCCAAGAGCCAGCATCAAGCGCTTCACTCGGTCAGAACCAAACAAGCGCATCAAACTGTCTTCTAACGAGAGGAAGAAGCGTGTAGAGCCTGGGTCACCTTGACGTCCCGCACGACCACGCAACTGGTTATCAATACGACGGGACTCATGGCGCTCAGAACCAATCACATGCAAACCACCCGCTTCTAAAACACCGTCATGGCGCTTCTGCCACTCTGCCTTGAGAGCATCAATCTGTTCTTGAGTGGGATTTTGCAGCTTAGCTGCTTCTGCTTCCCAGTTCCCCCCCAAGACGATATCGGTACCACGTCCCGCCATATTCGTTGCAATAGTAATGGCACCAGGGCGACCTGCCTGAGCGATGATTTCCGCTTCGCTTTGGTGCTGTTTAGCATTCAACAAATTAAACGTCAGGCCAGCTTCGCGCATAAGACGAGCTAGGTACTCTGAGGTTTCAATCGACGCCGTACCGACGAGCACGGGGCGCCCTGCCTCGGTTTCGGCCCTCACGTCCTTAATAATCGCTTCGTATTTCTCTTCCGCACTCAGATAAACCAAATCATTCAGATCTTTACGAGCAAGCGGTCGATTCGTTGGAATGACAACCACATCCAGGCCATAAATTTGCCGAAATTCGAACGCTTCGGTATCAGCGGTGCCGGTCATACCTGCGAGCTTTTCATACAAACGGAAATAGTTCTGGAAAGTAGTCGATGCCAGAGTCTGACTCTCTCGCTGAACCGTCACACCCTCTTTCGCTTCAACCGCTTGGTGCAGCCCTTCTGACCAACGGCGTCCTGGCATAGTACGCCCGGTATGCTCATCAACGATGACGACCTGGCCTTCAGACACAATGTAGTCAACGTCTAAATGATAAAGATGCCGTGCGCGCAGCGCGGAGTGCATGTGCTGGAGCAAGTTTAGGTTTTGTGCGGCATACAGCGATTCGCCTTCGCCAAGCAGGCCTTCAGCGCGCATTAGCTCTTCAACTTTGTTATGCCCCTGTTCGGTAAGCTCTACCTGCTTTTGCTTTTCATCAAGCAGGAAATCTCCCGTGACTGGCGCATCACTGTCCTCAGAGGCCTCGCCCTCTTCTAACTGCTGAGCCAGGCGATTTACAATGCCGTATAAATCGGTGTTTTCATCCACGGCTCCAGAGATAATTAACGGCGTACGAGCCTCATCAATTAAAATAGAGTCGACTTCATCGACGATGGCGTAATGCAGACCACGCTGCACTTTATCTTCAAGTGAGAATGCCATGTTGTCGCGCAGGTAGTCGAAACCAAACTCATTGTTAGTGCCGTAAGTGATGTCACACTGATAGGCATGGCGTTTCTCTTCACCCGTTTGACCAGCAAAGATAACGCCTACCGATAGCCCAAGAAACTCATACAAGGGCCGCATCCACTCAGCATCACGGCGAGCAAGGTAGTCGTTAACGGTGACAACATGCACGCCCTTGCTTGGCAGCGCATTTAAATAGACAGCAAGCGTCGCCACCAGGGTTTTACCCTCACCGGTTTTCATTTCCGCAATACGGCCACGGTGCAACGTCATGCCACCGACCATCTGGACGTCAAAGTGGCGCATTTTCATTACCCGCCTACTGGCCTCTCGTACGACGGCAAACGCTTCAGGTAATAAACTATCAACAGACGCGCCTTCTGCTAATTTTTGACGGAGTAGCTCTGTTTTTGCCTGCAACTCAGCGTCACTCACCCCTTCAAGTGCTTGCTCTAAAACGTTAATACTGAGCACACTTTTTTGCATGCGTTTAACGTCGCGATCATTTTTAGAGCCAACGACTTTACGTAACAAATTATTAATCATGAAAGTTCCAAATCTTCACGAGCGCCCCCTTGAGGCACGCCCTTTTATATAAGGCAAATAAGGGTAAATTTAGTAAACGGACAGCTGAGCTGGCGGGCCACGAGGGGTCAGCACATCAATCGCGGCAACCAATCGACGTGGGATATGAAGAAAGTAGCGGGAACAGTGCAAGACAACAGGGTAGATACGCGCTTTTTTTCGTACCCAGCGGCGCAGCGCACAGCGCTTCTTAGCGATCCATTCAGATTGGGCACGCAGCATCGCGGGTACCCAAAAACAGATGATGACGCCGCGTTCACCACTACGAAATGCATCTGAAGGATGTAAACTAGCAGGTAACAAACAGCTCACTAAGAGGCCTGCCAGCCACCAACGCGCTAGGCCATTTCGGCGTTGCCGCCGCGGCGAAGCAGACAAAACATCTGGCGTTGATGACATGCTGTGGACTGGCTCCCGAGCGTGTTAGGCTCTATCAATTAAAAGACAATACAAAACGCTGGTGGCAACCATGAGTGTGGCGCAGCCAACAACGTTCCAGGAATCAAGTTAATGAGTATAAAGGTTAAGCGATCCCGCGCACAGCCCATTACCCAACTGCTGACCAAGTCTGGCAGCGCTGGACAGCTTATGCGACAGTCCCGCTTAATTGATCAGGCTCAGCGTCATTTACGCGCCCACCTTCCTGAAGCAATGCGTGAGCATATTTTCGTCGGTGGCTTTCGAGACGGACGATTGACGTTAATAAGCGGCCAAGCAAGCTGGTTAACGTGGTTACGCTATGAACAGCCGCGATTGCTAACCCTACTGCATCAGTTGCCAGGGTTTGAAAGCGTTACCGGCTTTACCCTAAAAGTGCGGCCCGTTCGGCCAATTGAAAGCCCTAAGCGCTACACCCGCACCCTCTCAGAAAATGCAGGAAAAACGCTAACCGAATGCGCTAAAGACACAGACAACCCCTCACTTAAAAATGCCCTGGAGCGCCTTGCGGCGCATGCACCTAATCATTCAGATGACAAATATTCATAGCCACCTATTGCCAGCGTCAATACGCAAAAAGCACCGCTAAAGCGGTGCTTTTTACTTTTACTATTGCCACATGCCACTCACCCGCCCAACAAGCGTTCAATCTATGCCATGGCAGGTGCCGAGTAAGAGATAGGTGCAACCGCTTTGTCTTCTTCAAAGGTGACGATCTCATAGGCGTCGGGCTGCGCTAATAACTCGCGGCACAACCGATTATTGAGCGCATGACCTGATTTAACACCCTGGAACTCGCCAATCAAACTGTGGCCAAGTTGGTACAAATCTCCAATAGCATCCAACACTTTATGCTTGACGAACTCATCGTCATAGCGCAATCCACCTTCGTTAACGATGCGGTAATCATCGACAACAATGGCATTATCTAAGCTACCGCCAAGCGCAAGATTATTGGAACGCAAAAATTCCAAATCGCGCATAAACCCAAAGGTACGTGCACGAGAAACCTCTTTCACAAACGACGTTGTTGAAAAATCGATTAACGCGGTTTGTTTTTGTTGCTCGAATACAGGGTGATTAAAGTCGATTGAAAAGGAGACTTTAAACCCTTGATGAGGCAAAAAGACGGCTTCTTTATCGCCATCACTAACGGCAACACGGCGCTTAATTCGGATAAATTGCTTAGGTGCATCTTGCTCTAAAATGCCCGCTGACTGAATTAAGAACACAAAAGGACTGGCGCTGCCGTCCATGATAGGCACTTCAGGTGCACTTACATCGACATAGGCATTATCAATGCCCAATCCAGCAAATGCCGACATCAAATGTTCGACCGTCGCGACTTTCACACCGCTGTAAGAAAGCGCGGTACATAATGTGGTGTCTTCCACCAATTCGGCACGAGCCGGCACGTGAACCACAGGCTCCAGGTCGGTCCGGATAAACACAATTCCGGTATTAGCTGGCGCCGGGCGCAAAGCCAAGTGGACTTTTTTGCCA includes the following:
- the secA gene encoding preprotein translocase subunit SecA — encoded protein: MINNLLRKVVGSKNDRDVKRMQKSVLSINVLEQALEGVSDAELQAKTELLRQKLAEGASVDSLLPEAFAVVREASRRVMKMRHFDVQMVGGMTLHRGRIAEMKTGEGKTLVATLAVYLNALPSKGVHVVTVNDYLARRDAEWMRPLYEFLGLSVGVIFAGQTGEEKRHAYQCDITYGTNNEFGFDYLRDNMAFSLEDKVQRGLHYAIVDEVDSILIDEARTPLIISGAVDENTDLYGIVNRLAQQLEEGEASEDSDAPVTGDFLLDEKQKQVELTEQGHNKVEELMRAEGLLGEGESLYAAQNLNLLQHMHSALRARHLYHLDVDYIVSEGQVVIVDEHTGRTMPGRRWSEGLHQAVEAKEGVTVQRESQTLASTTFQNYFRLYEKLAGMTGTADTEAFEFRQIYGLDVVVIPTNRPLARKDLNDLVYLSAEEKYEAIIKDVRAETEAGRPVLVGTASIETSEYLARLMREAGLTFNLLNAKQHQSEAEIIAQAGRPGAITIATNMAGRGTDIVLGGNWEAEAAKLQNPTQEQIDALKAEWQKRHDGVLEAGGLHVIGSERHESRRIDNQLRGRAGRQGDPGSTRFFLSLEDSLMRLFGSDRVKRLMLALGLERGEAIEHKMVSNAVERAQKKVEGRNFDIRKQLLEYDDVANDQRRVIYEQRNEILSADEVSDAVIGIREEVMEDAISGFVPPQSLAEQWDLPGLEAHLKTEFNLDAPVTQWAAEDERFSEEKLRERLQAMHHEAYQAKIEAAGATLIRRFEKQVMLQVLDTRWKEHLQSMDHLRRGIHLRGYAQKNPKQEYKRESFELFQHLLTNIKADVTRILSHVQVRQPEEVDALEQKRREESVRERATAASRHDDPNAQQDDVSQEAPGADGRPLRREGPKVGRNDPCSCGSGKKYKQCCGKLS
- a CDS encoding DciA family protein produces the protein MSIKVKRSRAQPITQLLTKSGSAGQLMRQSRLIDQAQRHLRAHLPEAMREHIFVGGFRDGRLTLISGQASWLTWLRYEQPRLLTLLHQLPGFESVTGFTLKVRPVRPIESPKRYTRTLSENAGKTLTECAKDTDNPSLKNALERLAAHAPNHSDDKYS
- the lpxC gene encoding UDP-3-O-acyl-N-acetylglucosamine deacetylase produces the protein MIRQRTLQNVIRATGVGLHSGKKVHLALRPAPANTGIVFIRTDLEPVVHVPARAELVEDTTLCTALSYSGVKVATVEHLMSAFAGLGIDNAYVDVSAPEVPIMDGSASPFVFLIQSAGILEQDAPKQFIRIKRRVAVSDGDKEAVFLPHQGFKVSFSIDFNHPVFEQQKQTALIDFSTTSFVKEVSRARTFGFMRDLEFLRSNNLALGGSLDNAIVVDDYRIVNEGGLRYDDEFVKHKVLDAIGDLYQLGHSLIGEFQGVKSGHALNNRLCRELLAQPDAYEIVTFEEDKAVAPISYSAPAMA